The Paracoccus liaowanqingii genome window below encodes:
- a CDS encoding phosphatase PAP2 family protein produces the protein MNDMARRADGAPDAASSIEEADKDVAGKAARHRDHPAVRALGAVSEIADQTPLALVCAGVTVAGVLTGRPRLARTGLDMMAAHVLANLIKRAIKNRVRRTRPNKMIEKRTYRFEPDEGQGGDESSFPSGHTAGAVAVATAMACNLPRTSVPVLLAAAVVAGIQVPRAKHYPMDVAAGAVLGLASALVVRAVSSKAWRMVESSQGTMRSLKDR, from the coding sequence ATGAACGACATGGCCCGCCGCGCTGACGGTGCACCCGATGCAGCCTCCTCGATCGAGGAGGCCGACAAGGACGTCGCCGGCAAGGCCGCCCGCCATCGCGATCACCCCGCGGTCAGGGCCCTGGGGGCCGTCAGCGAGATCGCCGACCAGACTCCGCTGGCGCTGGTCTGCGCGGGTGTGACGGTTGCGGGCGTGCTGACGGGCCGACCCCGCCTTGCGCGGACGGGGCTGGACATGATGGCCGCCCATGTGCTGGCCAACCTGATCAAGAGGGCCATCAAGAACCGGGTGCGCCGCACGCGGCCGAACAAGATGATCGAGAAGCGGACCTATCGCTTCGAGCCGGACGAGGGGCAGGGGGGCGATGAATCCTCCTTCCCGTCCGGCCATACGGCCGGCGCCGTCGCCGTGGCGACAGCCATGGCCTGCAATCTGCCCCGGACGTCGGTTCCCGTGCTGCTTGCCGCGGCGGTCGTCGCGGGCATCCAGGTGCCGCGGGCCAAGCATTACCCGATGGACGTGGCCGCAGGGGCGGTGCTGGGCCTCGCCTCGGCGCTGGTCGTCCGCGCCGTGTCGTCCAAGGCGTGGCGCATGGTGGAGTCGTCCCAGGGGACGATGCGATCCTTGAAGGACCGGTAG
- a CDS encoding FAD-dependent oxidoreductase, whose product MPGGDAPRILLLGAGHANLLAVPLLRAGLPRARITLVDAGSHAIYSGMFPGHVAGHYAPADLSVDLAAVAVRHGIAFLQARVAGLDPAAREVRLSEDRRLAYDLAVLDLGSQAAMPEIAGFERHAVPVKPLDGALARLARLPPGAPAAIIGGGVAGVELALALAHRRAGAVTLIEAGPTLVASLGPRAQALLRRALDRAGVRVRVRVQVAEVTDRQVILQDGARIDSAFTMGVAGARAQGWWARDLPVDGAGFVRVTPSLQVEGYPMLFAAGDCAAMMHAPRPKAGVFAVRQAPVLARNVIALHRGRAPERHDPQRHALKIVSLGGRTALAEWRGMTLHGPWLWRWKDRIDRRFIAGLRGG is encoded by the coding sequence ATGCCCGGCGGCGATGCCCCGCGGATCCTGCTGCTGGGGGCGGGACATGCGAACCTGCTGGCGGTCCCCCTGCTGCGCGCGGGCCTGCCCCGGGCGCGCATCACGCTGGTCGATGCGGGAAGCCATGCGATCTATTCGGGGATGTTTCCGGGCCATGTGGCGGGGCATTACGCGCCCGCCGACCTGAGCGTCGATCTGGCTGCCGTCGCGGTCCGGCACGGCATCGCCTTCCTGCAGGCGCGGGTGGCCGGGCTGGATCCCGCCGCGCGCGAGGTCCGGCTGAGCGAAGATCGGCGCCTTGCCTATGATCTGGCCGTGCTAGATCTGGGCAGCCAGGCCGCCATGCCCGAGATCGCGGGCTTCGAGCGACATGCGGTCCCGGTCAAGCCTCTGGACGGCGCGCTGGCCCGGCTGGCGCGACTGCCGCCGGGCGCGCCCGCCGCGATCATCGGCGGCGGGGTGGCGGGGGTCGAGCTGGCCCTGGCGCTGGCCCACCGCCGGGCCGGGGCGGTCACGCTGATCGAGGCCGGGCCCACCCTCGTGGCCAGCCTGGGGCCCCGGGCGCAGGCGCTTCTGCGCCGCGCGCTGGACCGCGCCGGGGTGCGGGTGCGGGTGCGGGTGCAGGTCGCGGAGGTCACGGACCGGCAGGTGATCCTGCAGGACGGGGCGCGGATCGACAGCGCCTTCACGATGGGCGTGGCCGGCGCGCGGGCGCAGGGCTGGTGGGCACGCGATCTGCCGGTGGACGGCGCGGGCTTCGTGCGCGTCACCCCCAGCTTGCAGGTCGAGGGGTATCCTATGCTGTTCGCCGCCGGGGATTGCGCCGCGATGATGCACGCCCCGCGCCCCAAGGCCGGGGTCTTCGCGGTCCGGCAGGCGCCGGTGCTGGCGCGCAACGTGATCGCCCTGCATCGCGGCAGGGCGCCGGAACGCCACGATCCGCAGCGCCATGCCCTGAAGATCGTCTCGCTTGGCGGGCGGACGGCGCTGGCGGAATGGCGCGGGATGACCCTGCACGGGCCGTGGCTGTGGCGCTGGAAGGACCGCATCGACCGACGCTTCATCGCCGGTCTGCGCGGGGGGTGA
- a CDS encoding HAD family hydrolase, which produces MTRPILVFDVNETLLDLDHLSPLFADLFGDGAVMRDWFAQLILYSQTVTLSGLHSDFATLAGGVLRMIGTIRGVRITEDDIARLRAALGSMPAHPDAADALALLRDHGFRMVTLTNSPPSDGPSALQRSGLGPYFERAFSVQPSGASSLRRRPTGWCPRR; this is translated from the coding sequence ATGACCCGACCGATCCTTGTCTTCGACGTGAACGAGACGCTGCTGGACCTGGACCACCTGTCCCCGCTGTTCGCCGACCTGTTCGGGGACGGCGCCGTGATGCGGGACTGGTTCGCGCAGCTGATCCTCTATTCCCAGACCGTCACCCTGTCCGGGCTGCACAGCGATTTCGCGACGCTGGCGGGCGGGGTGCTGCGGATGATCGGAACGATCCGGGGGGTGCGGATCACGGAGGACGACATCGCGCGGCTGCGCGCTGCCCTGGGGTCGATGCCCGCCCATCCCGATGCGGCGGACGCGCTGGCCCTGCTGCGCGACCACGGCTTTCGCATGGTGACGCTGACGAACTCGCCGCCCTCCGACGGCCCCTCGGCGCTGCAGCGTTCGGGCCTGGGGCCGTACTTCGAACGGGCGTTCAGCGTCCAGCCCTCGGGGGCTTCAAGCCTGCGCCGCAGACCTACGGGCTGGTGTCCGAGGCGCTGA
- a CDS encoding CDP-alcohol phosphatidyltransferase family protein has product MIDARLQPLLRAAMHPPARWLARRGVRADTLSIAGFALGLLAVGALAFGWWLAAAALIAANRLMDGLDGAVARIAGPTDRGAFLDIALDFVFYALVPLGFALQDPAANALPAAVLIAAFVGTGSSFLAFAAIAAKRGRQAEAFPSKGIYYLGGLTEGFETIVLFLAMCAFPGSFPLLAGIFAAACAVTTLLRWHQGWTAFD; this is encoded by the coding sequence ATGATCGATGCCCGACTGCAACCTTTGCTGCGCGCCGCGATGCACCCGCCCGCGCGCTGGCTGGCCCGGCGCGGCGTCCGGGCCGATACGCTCAGCATCGCGGGCTTTGCCTTGGGCCTTCTGGCGGTGGGGGCGCTGGCCTTCGGCTGGTGGCTGGCGGCGGCGGCGCTGATCGCGGCCAACCGGCTGATGGACGGGCTGGACGGCGCGGTGGCGCGCATCGCGGGGCCGACCGATCGCGGGGCGTTCCTGGACATCGCGCTGGATTTCGTCTTCTACGCGCTGGTGCCCCTGGGCTTCGCGCTGCAGGATCCGGCGGCGAACGCGCTGCCCGCGGCGGTGCTGATCGCGGCCTTCGTGGGCACCGGATCGTCCTTCCTGGCCTTCGCCGCCATCGCGGCCAAGCGTGGGCGCCAGGCCGAGGCCTTTCCGTCCAAGGGCATCTACTATCTGGGCGGGCTGACCGAGGGGTTCGAGACGATCGTCCTGTTCCTCGCCATGTGCGCCTTTCCCGGCAGCTTCCCGCTGCTGGCGGGGATCTTCGCCGCCGCCTGCGCGGTCACGACACTGCTGCGCTGGCACCAGGGCTGGACGGCCTTCGACTGA
- a CDS encoding FYDLN acid domain-containing protein, whose amino-acid sequence MPKEEWGTKRLCPHCATRFYDLKADPMTCPACSNRFTVDSLTDGRGKTLVTEKTVAPTDDDELVDDEEDVADDAGEIDDDLLEEDDDDGDVSLDDIADVAGDEEE is encoded by the coding sequence ATGCCCAAAGAAGAATGGGGCACCAAACGCCTGTGCCCGCATTGCGCCACCCGCTTCTACGACCTGAAGGCGGATCCGATGACCTGCCCGGCCTGCAGCAACCGCTTTACCGTGGACAGCCTGACAGACGGCCGCGGCAAGACGCTGGTGACCGAGAAGACCGTGGCCCCCACCGATGACGACGAACTGGTCGACGACGAGGAGGATGTCGCCGACGATGCCGGCGAGATCGACGACGACCTGCTGGAAGAGGATGATGACGACGGCGACGTGTCGCTGGACGACATCGCCGATGTCGCCGGCGACGAAGAGGAATGA
- a CDS encoding HAD family hydrolase, whose product MPPSALCLVACHVWDTIGLQALGGKGALVTHGVNAPLVVPGLPQPDLTAPDLTALARLIVRNWGT is encoded by the coding sequence GTGCCGCCATCGGCGCTGTGCCTGGTGGCCTGCCATGTCTGGGACACGATCGGGCTGCAGGCCCTGGGCGGCAAGGGGGCGCTGGTCACGCATGGGGTGAACGCGCCGCTGGTCGTGCCGGGCCTGCCGCAGCCCGACCTGACCGCCCCGGACCTGACCGCGCTGGCCCGGCTGATCGTGCGGAACTGGGGCACATGA
- a CDS encoding M48 family metallopeptidase → MASGDQRIILEDGLELRLRRSARARRMTLRVPRDGSGAVLTLPPGVPLAQGRDFALSRQDWLRRAMGRLPGLRLARPGAVLPVEGRALVLTPAAVRRPEPQGDALLIPEGRPAGPVVAAWLKQLALIRLRAACDGFSARLGRPYRAIVLRDTRSRWGSCTQDGRLMFSWRLAMAPPLVLDYVAAHEVAHLAHMDHSARFWAQTEALMPGHAPHRAWLKAEGGDLMLWRFRD, encoded by the coding sequence ATGGCAAGCGGCGATCAGCGGATCATCCTCGAAGACGGGCTGGAGCTGCGGCTGCGCCGCTCGGCCCGGGCGCGGCGCATGACGCTGCGCGTGCCCCGCGACGGATCGGGCGCGGTGCTGACGCTGCCCCCGGGCGTGCCGCTGGCCCAGGGGCGCGATTTCGCCCTGTCGCGCCAGGACTGGCTGCGCCGGGCGATGGGGCGGCTGCCGGGTCTGCGGCTGGCCCGCCCGGGGGCGGTCCTGCCGGTCGAGGGACGGGCGCTGGTCCTGACCCCTGCCGCCGTCCGCCGCCCCGAGCCGCAGGGCGATGCACTGCTGATCCCCGAAGGCCGCCCGGCGGGGCCGGTGGTCGCCGCCTGGCTGAAGCAGCTGGCGCTGATCCGGCTTCGGGCGGCCTGCGACGGATTCTCGGCCCGTCTGGGGCGACCCTATCGCGCCATCGTGCTGCGCGACACGCGCTCGCGTTGGGGCAGCTGCACCCAGGACGGGCGGCTGATGTTCTCGTGGCGGCTGGCGATGGCGCCGCCCCTGGTGCTGGACTATGTCGCCGCCCACGAGGTCGCGCATCTGGCGCATATGGACCACTCGGCCCGATTCTGGGCGCAGACCGAGGCGCTGATGCCGGGCCACGCGCCCCATCGCGCCTGGCTGAAGGCAGAGGGCGGCGATCTGATGCTGTGGCGCTTCCGCGATTGA
- a CDS encoding lipid-binding SYLF domain-containing protein encodes MSNPHHLSRRNLLLAGGAALLAAGCTNAVGTDGAAQLDARVDQTHQYLIGTYPAAQPLLEGARGVLYMPLMTEAALGFGGAYGQGALRIGGQTVDYYSSSRATVGLQAGAQQYAHVLIFQTDQSLAAFRAAPGWTAGAGAFYAIPSGGMAVGADTFSAQFPVVAMIFGQSGLIAGASIEGTKYTRIIPSTLPNLRFGTMGAPPASPAG; translated from the coding sequence ATGAGCAATCCCCATCACCTGTCCCGCCGCAACCTGCTGCTGGCGGGCGGCGCCGCTTTGCTGGCGGCCGGCTGCACCAACGCGGTGGGCACCGACGGCGCGGCGCAGCTGGACGCGCGCGTCGATCAGACGCATCAGTATCTGATCGGCACCTATCCCGCCGCCCAGCCCCTGCTGGAGGGTGCGCGCGGCGTCCTCTACATGCCGTTGATGACCGAGGCCGCGCTCGGCTTCGGCGGCGCCTACGGGCAAGGCGCGCTCAGGATCGGCGGTCAGACGGTCGATTACTATTCCTCGTCGCGCGCCACCGTAGGCCTGCAGGCGGGCGCGCAGCAATACGCGCATGTGCTGATCTTCCAGACCGACCAGTCGCTGGCCGCCTTCCGCGCCGCCCCCGGCTGGACCGCCGGCGCGGGTGCCTTCTATGCCATCCCCTCGGGCGGCATGGCGGTGGGCGCCGACACCTTCTCGGCCCAATTCCCGGTGGTCGCGATGATCTTCGGCCAATCCGGCCTGATCGCCGGCGCCTCGATCGAGGGCACGAAATACACCCGCATCATCCCCTCGACCCTGCCCAACCTGCGCTTCGGCACGATGGGCGCGCCGCCCGCGAGTCCGGCCGGCTGA
- a CDS encoding GntR family transcriptional regulator, with the protein MSPTDPTAHERLYRSLRSQIMLGELPPGKALTLRGIARDHHLSMTPAREAVRRLVAEGALTLSGSGRVATPALSDDRIEELAALRALIEPELAARALPRAHFALIDRLATMNGRIADAVERHDAVGYIRCNLDFHRMLYLRAQAPAMLAMLETIWLQLGPTMRALYGRVKRNEPPRHHRMILAALRAGDEPALRLAVRADVTHGLRHLTSA; encoded by the coding sequence ATGAGCCCGACCGACCCCACCGCCCATGAACGCCTGTATCGCAGCCTGCGCAGCCAGATCATGCTGGGCGAGCTGCCGCCGGGCAAGGCGCTGACCCTGCGTGGCATCGCCCGCGACCATCACCTGTCGATGACGCCCGCGCGCGAGGCGGTGCGCCGGCTGGTGGCCGAGGGGGCGCTGACGCTGTCGGGCTCGGGCCGGGTGGCCACGCCCGCGCTGTCCGACGACCGGATCGAGGAACTGGCCGCGCTGCGTGCCCTCATCGAGCCCGAGCTGGCCGCGCGCGCATTGCCGCGCGCGCATTTCGCGCTGATCGACCGGCTGGCCACGATGAACGGCCGCATCGCCGACGCGGTCGAGCGGCATGACGCGGTGGGCTATATCCGCTGCAATCTGGATTTCCACCGGATGCTGTACCTGCGCGCCCAGGCCCCGGCCATGCTGGCGATGCTGGAGACGATCTGGCTGCAGCTGGGGCCGACGATGCGCGCCCTCTACGGCCGGGTGAAGCGCAACGAGCCGCCCCGCCATCACCGCATGATCCTGGCCGCGCTGCGGGCGGGCGACGAGCCGGCGCTGCGCCTGGCCGTGCGCGCCGACGTGACCCACGGGCTGAGGCACTTGACCTCGGCCTGA
- a CDS encoding FAD-dependent oxidoreductase, whose amino-acid sequence MTRPLLLIGLLAGAAALAWLLQGQLTGPETLRAQLAAIGDLRRDHPRAVALGFCLAYVAVTALSLPVAVWLTLAGGALFGFWQGLAIVSVASALGATLAFLAARYLLRDWVRVRLGARVQAVEAGLRRDGAFYLFSLRLIPVVPFFAVNLLMGLGPMRVRTFYAVSQLGMLPATAVYVNAGTQLAALDSLSDIASPALLASFAALALFPWIARAGLALWRQRAITARWTRPKRFDRNLVVIGAGAAGLVSAYVAAAARARVTLVEAKAMGGDCLNTGCVPSKALIRSARLAHQMRHAGDWGLTDTPPAIPFARVIARVDRIIADIAHHDGIARYRGLGVEVLQGQARLVDPWTVQVTAPEGGVQRLTTRAVILATGARPVLPPLPGLDLVDPLTSETLWDLLRDRAEAPRRLVVLGGGAIGCEMAQAFARLGSRVTQIEAAPRLLAREDPEVSALVRDALQGDGVRVLTGNGAVRCGRDDEKWIEVEGTGRIPFDEILVAVGRRARLTGLGLEDLGIPTESSLDTNAYLQTRFPHILAAGDVAGPWQLTHAAAHQAGIATANALLGGLWRLKATGQAMPQVIFTDPELARIGLSETEARDQGVPHEVTRFDLAGLDRARTEGAARGMVKVLTPPGKDRILGVTIVAENAGEMIAPFVLAMRHGLGLSKILGTIHAYPTWSEAAKATAGAWRRAHVSPRALDLAARVHRWRRG is encoded by the coding sequence ATGACACGGCCGCTGCTGCTGATCGGGCTTCTGGCCGGGGCCGCCGCGCTGGCCTGGCTGCTGCAGGGCCAGCTGACCGGCCCCGAGACCCTGCGCGCGCAGCTGGCCGCCATCGGGGACCTGCGCCGCGATCACCCGCGGGCGGTCGCCCTGGGCTTCTGTCTGGCCTATGTGGCCGTCACCGCCCTGTCGCTGCCCGTCGCGGTCTGGCTGACGCTGGCCGGGGGGGCGCTGTTCGGCTTCTGGCAGGGGCTGGCGATCGTGTCCGTCGCCTCGGCCCTGGGGGCCACGCTGGCCTTTCTGGCGGCGCGCTATCTGCTGCGGGACTGGGTACGGGTGCGGTTGGGCGCGCGGGTGCAGGCGGTCGAGGCGGGGCTGCGCCGCGACGGGGCCTTCTATCTGTTCTCGTTGCGGCTGATCCCGGTGGTGCCGTTCTTCGCCGTGAACCTGCTGATGGGGCTTGGCCCGATGCGGGTGCGGACCTTCTATGCCGTCAGCCAGCTGGGGATGCTGCCGGCGACGGCGGTCTACGTGAACGCGGGCACGCAGCTGGCCGCGCTGGACAGCCTGTCGGACATCGCCTCGCCCGCCCTGCTGGCCTCGTTCGCGGCGCTGGCGCTGTTTCCCTGGATCGCGCGGGCCGGGCTGGCGCTGTGGCGGCAGCGCGCGATCACCGCCCGCTGGACGCGGCCCAAGCGCTTCGACCGCAACCTGGTGGTGATCGGCGCGGGCGCGGCGGGGCTGGTCTCGGCCTATGTGGCGGCCGCCGCGCGGGCGCGGGTCACCCTAGTCGAGGCGAAGGCGATGGGCGGCGACTGCCTGAACACCGGCTGCGTGCCCTCGAAGGCGCTGATCCGCAGCGCGAGGCTGGCCCATCAGATGCGCCATGCGGGGGACTGGGGCCTGACGGACACGCCCCCCGCCATCCCCTTTGCCCGGGTGATCGCCCGCGTGGATCGCATCATCGCCGACATCGCCCACCATGACGGCATCGCCCGCTATCGGGGGCTGGGGGTCGAGGTGCTGCAGGGCCAGGCGCGGCTGGTCGATCCCTGGACGGTGCAGGTCACCGCCCCCGAGGGCGGCGTGCAGCGGCTGACCACCCGGGCGGTGATCCTCGCCACCGGCGCCCGGCCCGTCCTGCCGCCGCTGCCGGGGCTGGATCTGGTCGATCCGCTGACCTCCGAGACGCTGTGGGACCTGCTGCGCGACCGGGCCGAGGCGCCGCGGCGGCTGGTCGTGCTGGGCGGCGGCGCGATCGGCTGCGAGATGGCGCAGGCCTTCGCCCGGCTCGGGTCCCGCGTGACCCAGATCGAGGCCGCGCCCCGGCTGCTGGCGCGCGAGGATCCCGAGGTCTCGGCCCTGGTGCGGGACGCGCTGCAGGGCGACGGGGTGCGGGTGCTGACCGGCAATGGGGCCGTCCGCTGCGGCCGAGACGACGAAAAGTGGATCGAGGTCGAGGGCACCGGCCGCATCCCCTTCGACGAGATCCTCGTCGCGGTCGGCCGCCGCGCCCGGCTGACCGGCCTGGGGCTGGAGGATCTGGGCATCCCGACCGAGTCCAGCCTCGACACGAACGCCTACCTGCAGACCCGCTTTCCGCATATCCTGGCAGCGGGCGACGTGGCGGGGCCGTGGCAGTTGACCCATGCCGCCGCCCATCAGGCCGGGATCGCCACCGCCAATGCCCTGCTGGGCGGGCTGTGGCGCCTGAAGGCCACCGGCCAGGCGATGCCGCAGGTGATCTTCACCGACCCCGAGCTGGCCCGCATCGGCCTGTCCGAAACCGAGGCGCGCGACCAGGGCGTCCCGCACGAGGTCACCCGTTTCGATCTGGCGGGGCTGGACCGCGCCCGGACCGAGGGCGCCGCGCGCGGCATGGTCAAGGTGCTGACCCCGCCGGGCAAGGATCGCATCCTGGGCGTGACCATCGTGGCCGAGAATGCGGGCGAGATGATCGCCCCCTTCGTGCTGGCCATGCGCCACGGGCTGGGCCTGTCCAAGATCCTGGGCACGATCCACGCCTATCCCACCTGGTCCGAGGCCGCCAAGGCCACCGCCGGCGCCTGGCGCCGTGCCCATGTCAGCCCGCGCGCCCTGGACCTGGCCGCGCGGGTCCACCGCTGGAGGCGCGGATGA
- a CDS encoding DinB/UmuC family translesion DNA polymerase, translated as MSLPEPIGRHADVMAGLARLLDPLCAQLVARGMGARRLQLDLHRVDHSTLHVQIGLARPMRDPARIAALFSAKVAEVDAGFGIEALRLSAPVTEPLAPEQITTQGGSPARDDMADLISRLGNRIGFEGVQRLHPAPSLTPERTFRLAPAAGAPDPDPCPVPPRPVPPRPIAIFPPEPVLGAFGHPPASFRWRRTRYTTLRATGPERIAPEWWLEDPAWQGGLRNYWRIETAEGPRLWMFHTPRRDHWSVQGEFA; from the coding sequence ATGTCCCTGCCCGAGCCCATCGGGCGGCATGCCGATGTCATGGCGGGGCTGGCACGGCTGCTGGACCCCCTCTGCGCGCAGCTGGTCGCCCGGGGGATGGGCGCGCGGCGGTTGCAGCTGGACCTGCACCGGGTGGACCACTCCACCCTTCACGTGCAGATCGGGCTGGCCCGCCCCATGCGCGACCCCGCCCGCATCGCCGCGCTCTTCTCGGCCAAGGTCGCAGAGGTGGATGCGGGCTTCGGGATCGAGGCCCTGCGGCTGAGCGCCCCGGTGACCGAGCCCCTGGCCCCCGAGCAGATCACCACGCAGGGCGGCAGCCCGGCGCGCGACGACATGGCCGACCTGATCTCACGGTTGGGCAACCGCATCGGGTTCGAGGGGGTGCAGCGCCTGCATCCCGCCCCCAGCCTGACGCCCGAGCGCACCTTTCGCCTGGCCCCCGCCGCCGGGGCGCCGGACCCGGACCCCTGCCCCGTACCGCCCCGCCCGGTTCCGCCGCGCCCCATCGCCATCTTCCCGCCCGAGCCGGTCTTGGGCGCCTTCGGCCATCCCCCGGCCAGCTTCCGCTGGCGCCGCACCCGATACACCACCCTGCGCGCCACCGGGCCCGAGCGGATCGCCCCGGAATGGTGGCTGGAAGATCCCGCCTGGCAGGGGGGGCTGCGCAACTACTGGCGCATCGAGACGGCCGAGGGCCCACGCCTGTGGATGTTCCACACCCCCCGCCGCGACCACTGGTCCGTGCAGGGCGAATTCGCATGA
- a CDS encoding class 1 fructose-bisphosphatase, translating into MRRKSLTQFLVEQQREHESLPGQLRLLLEVVARACKRIGYTVNQAGTDGLLGDEGAINVQGEAQKRLDVMANEMLLEANEWGGHLAAMASEEMDTIHPVPNRYPMGEYLMMFDPIDGSSNVDVALSVGTIFSVVEAPADISGRTPTEADFLMPGRRQVAAGYALYGPQTLLVLSVGTGVYEFSLDRTMGAWELTGENLRIPKGKREFAINMSNRRHWSQPVRSYIDDCMAGKDGPLGHDYGMRWTGSMVADIHRILKRGGVFMYPWDSRNPNAAGKLRLLYEANPMGFLIEQAGGLAYEENHTILDIQPQALHQRVGVTMGDRDEVQRILGYFEA; encoded by the coding sequence ATGCGTCGGAAAAGCCTGACACAGTTTCTGGTCGAGCAGCAGCGCGAGCACGAATCCCTGCCCGGGCAGCTGCGGCTGCTGCTGGAGGTCGTGGCGCGGGCCTGCAAGCGCATCGGCTATACCGTCAACCAGGCGGGGACCGACGGGCTTCTGGGCGACGAGGGCGCGATCAACGTGCAGGGCGAGGCGCAGAAGCGGCTGGACGTGATGGCCAACGAGATGCTGCTGGAGGCCAACGAATGGGGCGGGCACCTGGCCGCCATGGCCTCGGAGGAGATGGACACGATCCATCCGGTGCCCAACCGCTATCCGATGGGCGAATACCTGATGATGTTCGATCCGATCGACGGATCCAGCAATGTCGACGTGGCGCTGTCCGTGGGCACGATCTTCTCGGTGGTCGAGGCGCCAGCCGACATCTCGGGCCGCACCCCCACGGAAGCGGATTTCCTGATGCCCGGGCGGCGGCAGGTCGCGGCGGGCTATGCGCTCTACGGTCCGCAGACGCTGCTGGTCCTGTCGGTCGGCACCGGCGTCTACGAGTTCTCGCTGGACCGGACGATGGGCGCGTGGGAGCTGACCGGAGAAAACCTGCGCATCCCCAAGGGCAAGCGCGAATTCGCGATCAACATGTCCAACCGCCGCCACTGGTCCCAGCCGGTGCGCAGCTATATCGACGACTGCATGGCGGGCAAGGACGGCCCCCTGGGCCATGACTACGGGATGCGCTGGACCGGGTCGATGGTGGCCGACATCCACCGCATCCTCAAGCGCGGCGGGGTCTTCATGTACCCCTGGGACAGCCGCAACCCCAATGCGGCGGGCAAGCTGCGGCTTCTCTACGAGGCCAATCCGATGGGTTTCCTGATCGAGCAGGCCGGCGGCCTGGCCTACGAGGAGAACCACACGATCCTGGACATCCAGCCGCAGGCCCTGCACCAGCGGGTCGGCGTGACCATGGGCGACCGCGACGAGGTCCAGCGGATCCTGGGCTATTTTGAGGCCTGA